A window of Streptomyces sp. Je 1-332 genomic DNA:
CGCTTCAGCTTCACCGCGCTGGTCGTGGTGGGCGACGGTGACGGCACCGTAGGTGTCGGATACGGCAAGGCCAAGGAAGTTCCCGCGGCCATCGCCAAGGGCGTTGAAGAGGCCAAGAAGAACTTCTTCAAGGTTCCGCGTATCCAGGGCACCATCCCGCACCCGATCACGGGCGAGAAGGCCGCAGGCGTCGTCCTGCTCAAGCCTGCTTCCCCCGGTACCGGTGTTATCGCCGGTGGCCCGGTGCGTGCTGTGCTCGAGTGCGCAGGCGTGCACGACATCCTGTCGAAGTCGCTCGGCTCGTCGAACGCGATCAACATCGTGCACGCGACCGTGGCGGCCCTCAAGGGCCTGCAGCGTCCCGAGGAGATCGCGGCTCGCCGTGGTCTGCCCCTCGAGGACGTCGCCCCCGCGGCTCTGCTGCGTGCGCGTGCCGGGGCTGGTGCGTAATGGCACAGCTCAAGGTCACGCAGGTGAAGTCGTACATCGGCAGCAAGCAGAACCACCGCGACACGCTGCGTTCGCTTGGCCTCAAGCGGGTCAACGACGTGGTTGTCAAGGAAGACCGCCCCGAGTTCCGCGGAATGGTGCACACCGTCCGCCACCTCGTGACGGTTGAGGAGGTCGACTGACATGGCGGAGCAGAACCCGCTGAAGGTCCACAACCTCCGGCCCGCCCCGGGCGCCAAGACCGCCAAGACCCGTGTGGGTCGTGGTGAGGCGTCCAAGGGTAAGACCGCTGGTCGTGGTACCAAGGGCACCAAGGCCCGTTACCAGGTTCCGGAGCGCTTCGAGGGTGGCCAGATGCCCCTCCACATGCGTCTCCCGAAGCTCAAGGGCTTCAAGAACCCGTTCAAGACCGAGTTCCAGGTCGTGAACCTCGACAAGCTGAGCGCGCTGTTCCCCGAGGGTGGCGAGGTCACCGTCGAGGCCCTCGTGGCCAAGGGTGCGGTTCGCAAGAACAGCCTCGTCAAGGTCCTCGGCCAGGGTGAGGTCACCGTGGCGCTGCAGGTGACGGTTGACGCCGTCTCCGGCTCCGCCAAGGAGAAGATCACCGCCGCCGGCGGTACTGTCACCGAGCTCGTCTGAATTCTTCAGGCACCTCGATGACTTGAGCGATTCCCAGCCGGGGATGCCCCACAAATGGGGCATCCCCGGTTGGTCGTTCCAAGGGGGGCACGGTCGCCGGTAAGGTGGCGTGCACTGTCTAAGCTCCGTGCGGTCTGCCCGTGCGGTTTTTCTGACTGATACGTATTCGTCGATCCTCAGACCACTACCTCTGACGCACGCGCGCGGGGGTCGCAGGAGGCACCGTGCTCACCGCGTTCGCCCGGGCGTTCAAGACGCCCGACCTGCGCAAGAAGCTGCTCTTCACGCTCGGCATCATCGTGATCTACCGGCTCGGGACGCACATCCCGATCCCTGGCGTTAGCTACAAGAACGTCCAGACCTGCATCGACCAGGCGAACAGCACCGGAGGCCTGTTCGGCCTGGTGAACATGTTCAGCGGTGGTGCGCTGATGCAGGTCACGATTTTTGCGCTCGGTATCATGCCGTACATCACGGCGAGCATCATCTTGCAGCTACTGACCGTGGTGATTCCGCGGCTCGAGGCCCTCAAGAAGGAAGGGCAGGCCGGCACGGCGAAGATCACGCAATACACGCGTTATCTGACCGTGGCGCTCGCAATTCTTCAGGGCACTGGACTCGTAGCTACAGCGCGCACTGGGACTCTCTTCCAGGGATGTCCCGTCGCCACTGAGGTCGTGCCGGACCAGTCGATCTTCGTGACCGTCACCATGGTCATCACGATGACCGCGGGCACGGCCTGCGTCATGTGGCTGGGCGAGCTGGTCACCGACCGGGGCATCGGCAACGGCATGTCGATCCTGATGTTCATCTCGATCGCCGCGACCTTCCCGAGCGCCCTGTGGGCCATCAAGCAGCAGGGTGACCTGGCCGGCGGCTGGATCGAGTTCGGCACCGTCATCGCGGTCGGTCTCGTCATGGTCGGTCTCGTCGTCTTCGTGGAGCAGGCTCAGCGCCGCATTCCGGTTCAGTACGCGAAGCGCATGATCGGCCGCCGTTCCTACGGCGGCACGTCGACGTACATTCCGCTGAAGGTCAATCAGGCGGGCATCATCCCTGTGATCTTCGCCTCTTCGCTGCTCTACATCCCCGCTCTTGTCGCCCAGTTCGCGGGTGGCAACTCCGGGTGGAAACAGTGGATCGAGGCGAACCTCACCAAGGGCGACCACCCGATTTACATCGCGACGTACTTCTTGTTGATCGTGTTCTTCGCCTTCTTCTACGTGGCTATCTCGTTCAACCCCGAGGAAGTCGCGGACAACATGAAGAAGTATGGTGGCTTCATCCCGGGCATCCGGGCTGGCCGTCCGACCGCTGAGTACCTGAGCTACGTACTCAACCGGATCACGTGGCCGGGCTCGCTGTATCTGGGTCTGATCGCTCTCGTACCGACGATGGCGTTGGTGGGCTTCGGCGCGAACCAGAACTTCCCGTTCGGCGGGACAAGCATCCTGATCATCGTGGGTGTGGGTCTGGAGACCGTGAAGCAGATCGAGAGCCAGCTCCAGCAGCGCAATTACGAAGGGTTCCTCCGCTGATGCGAATCGTCCTCGTCGGGCCGCCCGGTGCGGGCAAGGGAACGCAGGCCGCGTTCCTCGCCAAGAACCTGTCGATCCCGCACATCTCCACGGGCGACCTCTTCCGCGCCAACATCAGCCAGGGCACGGAGCTGGGCAAGCGGGCGAAGGCGTTCATTTCCGAGGGCAACCTGGTTCCTGACGAGGTCACCATCGGGATGGCGCACGACCGCATGACGCAGCCGGATGCCGCGAACGGCTTCCTGCTCGACGGCTTTCCGCGGAACGTGTCGCAGGCCGAGGCCCTGGACGAGTTGCTCAAGTCCGACAGCCAGAAGCTCGACGCGGTGCTCGACCTCGAGGTCCCCGAGGACGAGGTGGTCGAGCGCATCGCCGGCCGCCGCATCTGCCGGAACGATTCCAGCCACGTTTTCCACGTGACGTACAGCAAGCCGAAGGTCGAGGGCGTCTGCGACGTCTGCGGCGGCGAGCTCTACACGCGCGGTGACGACAAGGAAGAGACCGTGCGCAAGCGTCTCGACGTGTACCACCGTGAGACCGAGCCGATCATCGACCACTACAAGGCCCAAGGCCTCGTGGTCACGATCTCGGCGCTCGGCAAGGTGGACGAGGTCACCAAGCGCGCGATGGAAGCCCTCAAGGGCGACAAGTAGTCAGTACGCTGTTTCGGCCGCGGTGCCCCTCGGGGGACCGCGGCCGTACTGTTGTGTACGTAGTCGGTTCGTGTACGTAGCCGGTTGTTGGACGGATGACGGAGAGCGGAAGCCCCATGGTGCAGATCAAGACCCCCGAGCAGATCGCGAAGATGCGTGAGGCGGGCCTTGTCGTCGCCGCCATCCACGCCGCGACGCGCGAGGCGGCGGTGCCGGGTGCCACCACGAAGGACCTGGACGACGTCGCCCGCAAGGTGATCGCCGAGCACGGCGCGAAGTCGAACTTCCTCGGGTACGGCGGCTTCCCCGCGACGATCTGCACCTCGGTCAACGAGGTCGTCGTCCACGGCATCCCGGACGACAAGACCGTCCTCAAGGACGGCGACATCATCTCCATCGACGCGGGCGCGATCATCGACGGCTGGCACGGCGACGCCGCGTACACCGCGTTCGTGGGCACCGGTCACGCGCCGGAGCTGATCGAGCTCTCCCGGGTGACCGAGGAGTCGATGTGGGCCGGCCTCGCCGCCATGAAGCAGGGCAACCGCCTCGTGGACATCTCCCGGGCGGTCGAGACGTACATCCGCCGCCAGCCGAAGCCCGGCGGCGGCAAGTACGGCATCGTCGAGGACTACGGCGGCCACGGCATCGGCACCGAGATGCACATGGACCCGCACGTCCTCAACTACGTCGAGCGCCGCCGCGGCAAGGGCCCCAAGCTGGTCCCCGGCCTCTGCCTGGCCATCGAGCCCATGGTCTCCCTCGGCACCCCCCGCACGGAGGTCCTGGAGGACGACTGGACGGTCATCACGGCGGACGGCACGTGGTCCTCGCACTGGGAGCACACGATCGCTCTCACGGAGGAGGGGCCGCTCGTGCTCACGTCCCCGGACTGCGGGCGGGCGAAGCTGGCGGAGTACGGGGTCACGGTCGCGCCGGATCCGCTGGGCTGACGGACCCCGCCTCAGTCTGCTTAAGGATCTTCCCGATGGGGCATTCTTCCTCGATTCGTCTTTCCGGGGTGCCTGACGTAGACTGACTCGTCGGCTCTCGTGCATCCGTGTGCCTGCATGCGGGGATACGGAAGTGCGCGGCCGATCAAGGTAGTCGATTCGAAGGGCAAAGCGTGGCCAAGAAGCAAGGTGCCATCGAGATCGAGGGCACTGTCGTTGAGTCTCTTCCGAACGCCATGTTCAAGGTTGAGCTCCAGAACGGCCACCAGGTCCTGGCACACATCAGCGGCAAGATGCGCATGCACTACATCCGCATCCTCCCTGACGACCGGGTCGTGGTGGAGCTGTCTCCTTACGACCTGACGCGTGGCCGGATCGTCTACCGGTACAAGTAGATCTTGCCCGCACCCCATTCGCGTGGGGTGATGGCACTGACCCGGAGAACCTCACCCAATGAAGGTCAAGCCGAGCGTCAAGAAGATCTGCGACAAGTGCAGGGTGATCCGCCGTCACGGCCGGGTCATGGTTATCTGCGACAACCCGCGCCACAAGCAGCGCCAGGGCTGACGCACGACTGCAGTTCGCAGATTTTCGCGCGACGCACGTAAAGCACATATGCAGGACCCGTCCCTCTTCAGTGATGGAGGGCGACACCCCCGGTCGGAGGCCGGGGACCCA
This region includes:
- the rpsE gene encoding 30S ribosomal protein S5; this encodes MAGPQRRGSGAGGGERRDRKGRDGGAAAEKTAYVERVVAINRVAKVVKGGRRFSFTALVVVGDGDGTVGVGYGKAKEVPAAIAKGVEEAKKNFFKVPRIQGTIPHPITGEKAAGVVLLKPASPGTGVIAGGPVRAVLECAGVHDILSKSLGSSNAINIVHATVAALKGLQRPEEIAARRGLPLEDVAPAALLRARAGAGA
- the rpmD gene encoding 50S ribosomal protein L30, which codes for MAQLKVTQVKSYIGSKQNHRDTLRSLGLKRVNDVVVKEDRPEFRGMVHTVRHLVTVEEVD
- the rplO gene encoding 50S ribosomal protein L15; amino-acid sequence: MAEQNPLKVHNLRPAPGAKTAKTRVGRGEASKGKTAGRGTKGTKARYQVPERFEGGQMPLHMRLPKLKGFKNPFKTEFQVVNLDKLSALFPEGGEVTVEALVAKGAVRKNSLVKVLGQGEVTVALQVTVDAVSGSAKEKITAAGGTVTELV
- the secY gene encoding preprotein translocase subunit SecY, which translates into the protein MLTAFARAFKTPDLRKKLLFTLGIIVIYRLGTHIPIPGVSYKNVQTCIDQANSTGGLFGLVNMFSGGALMQVTIFALGIMPYITASIILQLLTVVIPRLEALKKEGQAGTAKITQYTRYLTVALAILQGTGLVATARTGTLFQGCPVATEVVPDQSIFVTVTMVITMTAGTACVMWLGELVTDRGIGNGMSILMFISIAATFPSALWAIKQQGDLAGGWIEFGTVIAVGLVMVGLVVFVEQAQRRIPVQYAKRMIGRRSYGGTSTYIPLKVNQAGIIPVIFASSLLYIPALVAQFAGGNSGWKQWIEANLTKGDHPIYIATYFLLIVFFAFFYVAISFNPEEVADNMKKYGGFIPGIRAGRPTAEYLSYVLNRITWPGSLYLGLIALVPTMALVGFGANQNFPFGGTSILIIVGVGLETVKQIESQLQQRNYEGFLR
- a CDS encoding adenylate kinase, giving the protein MRIVLVGPPGAGKGTQAAFLAKNLSIPHISTGDLFRANISQGTELGKRAKAFISEGNLVPDEVTIGMAHDRMTQPDAANGFLLDGFPRNVSQAEALDELLKSDSQKLDAVLDLEVPEDEVVERIAGRRICRNDSSHVFHVTYSKPKVEGVCDVCGGELYTRGDDKEETVRKRLDVYHRETEPIIDHYKAQGLVVTISALGKVDEVTKRAMEALKGDK
- the map gene encoding type I methionyl aminopeptidase, translated to MVQIKTPEQIAKMREAGLVVAAIHAATREAAVPGATTKDLDDVARKVIAEHGAKSNFLGYGGFPATICTSVNEVVVHGIPDDKTVLKDGDIISIDAGAIIDGWHGDAAYTAFVGTGHAPELIELSRVTEESMWAGLAAMKQGNRLVDISRAVETYIRRQPKPGGGKYGIVEDYGGHGIGTEMHMDPHVLNYVERRRGKGPKLVPGLCLAIEPMVSLGTPRTEVLEDDWTVITADGTWSSHWEHTIALTEEGPLVLTSPDCGRAKLAEYGVTVAPDPLG
- the infA gene encoding translation initiation factor IF-1, encoding MAKKQGAIEIEGTVVESLPNAMFKVELQNGHQVLAHISGKMRMHYIRILPDDRVVVELSPYDLTRGRIVYRYK
- the rpmJ gene encoding 50S ribosomal protein L36, with translation MKVKPSVKKICDKCRVIRRHGRVMVICDNPRHKQRQG